A part of Caretta caretta isolate rCarCar2 chromosome 1, rCarCar1.hap1, whole genome shotgun sequence genomic DNA contains:
- the LOC125629937 gene encoding olfactory receptor 51G2-like, with amino-acid sequence MSSVNDTKFNFAVFLLTVIPGQEDVYLWVSISFCFMYVISIVGNSVILFIIKTDQSLHEPMYIFLSMLAITDLGLLLSTMPTILGIYLFNSREISLDACFAQVFFIHSLSLTEFSMLLLMAFDRFVAICNPLRYASILTPLRIAKMGLVFVLRWMALIFPLPFLLKQFRYCRDNVLSHSYCLHQDVIKMACSDITVNSIYGLSVKLLTIGLDLLLIFLSYVMIIKTVLSIASPMECLRALNTCVSHFCAVLLFFTPEIGMSVIHRFGYSSSHLLQILLGYVYLLVPPLMNPIVYSVKSKHLRARIIRVFMK; translated from the coding sequence ATGTCATCTGTCAATGACACTAAATTCAACTTTGCAGTGTTCCTTCTCACAGTGATACCTGGGCAGGAAGATGTCTACCTCTGGGTCTCTATCTCCTTCTGCTTCATGTATGTTATTTCAATAgtaggaaattcagtcattctgttcattataaaaacTGATCAAAGCCTCCATGAGCCaatgtacattttcctttccatgttggccATCACAGACCTTGGTTTATTGCTATCCACCATGCCAACGATACTGGGCATATACTTGTTTAACTCTAGGGAGATCAGCCTGGATGCCTGTTTTGCTCAGGTCTTCTTCATCCACTCACTTTCATTAACTGAATTCTCCATGCTGTTGCTGATGGCCTTTGACCGTTTTGTTGCgatctgtaacccactgagatATGCTTCCATCTTAACTCCACTGAGAATAGCCAAAATGGGACTGGTGTTCGTGCTAAGATGGATGGCCCTAATATTCCCACTCCCCTTTCTCCTGAAACAGTTCCGATACTGTCGAGACAATGTCCTCTCCCATTCCTACTGCCTGCACCAGGACGTCATAAAGATGGCTTGTTCGGACATCACAGTCAACAGCATCTATGGCTTGTCTGTTAAACTCTTAACCATTGGGTTGGATTTGTTGCTTATCTTTCTCTCTTATGTGATGATCATTAAAACAGTGCTGAGCATCGCGTCCCCCATGGAGTGCCTTAGGGCCCTGAACACCTGTGTCTCCCATTTCTGTGCTGTCCTGCTGTTCTTCACACCAGAAATTGGCATGTCTGTGATACACAGATTCGGCTATAGCTCTTCTCACTTGCTTCAGATTCTCCTGGGCTATGTCTACCTGCTGGTCCCGCCTCTGATGAACCCAATCGTGTACAGTGTGAAAAGCAAACACCTTCGTGCGAGAATAATCAGGGTGTTCATGAAATAA